One window from the genome of Chloroflexota bacterium encodes:
- a CDS encoding DegT/DnrJ/EryC1/StrS family aminotransferase — protein sequence MPIGVWDYRAEYEVERPEILDAVERVFRSGRLILGEHVREFERRFAQYCGVAHGVGVNSGTDALFLGLKTLGIGPGDEVITVANTAVPTVAAIVSTGATPRFVDIDPRTYLMDVAQLEGTITDRTRCILPVHLFGQCVRMEVVREVAERHGLAVLEDCAQSHGATRHGRQSGSLSDIAAFSFYPTKILGGYGDGGMILTNDADLAAKARRLRMYGMEREYYAEEHGYNSRLDEVHAAILLTKLPKLDEYVQRRQRLAERYDRSLRDTPLVLPTVESGNRHAYYLYVARHPQRDAIIQALAEREIVVNVSYRWPIHTMRAYSWLGYRAGDLPHTEAAMREIFSLPMYPSLTDDDQDRVCAALHEILSGVVAA from the coding sequence ATGCCGATCGGCGTGTGGGACTACCGCGCGGAGTATGAGGTCGAGCGCCCAGAAATCCTGGACGCGGTGGAACGCGTGTTTCGGTCGGGCCGATTGATCCTCGGCGAGCACGTTCGAGAGTTCGAGCGACGCTTCGCCCAATATTGCGGTGTGGCGCACGGGGTCGGGGTGAACAGCGGGACCGACGCGCTCTTCCTCGGTTTGAAGACGCTCGGGATCGGTCCCGGCGATGAGGTCATCACTGTCGCGAACACGGCGGTGCCGACCGTCGCCGCCATCGTCTCAACCGGCGCAACCCCGCGCTTCGTGGACATCGATCCCCGGACCTATCTGATGGACGTCGCGCAATTGGAGGGAACGATTACCGATCGCACCCGGTGCATCCTTCCCGTCCATCTTTTCGGACAGTGCGTGCGGATGGAGGTCGTGCGGGAGGTCGCCGAGCGACACGGGCTGGCGGTGCTCGAAGACTGTGCGCAGAGCCATGGCGCGACGCGGCACGGGCGGCAGTCAGGCTCGCTCTCGGACATCGCCGCCTTCTCCTTCTACCCCACCAAGATCCTGGGGGGATACGGGGACGGGGGGATGATCCTCACCAACGACGCGGATCTGGCTGCCAAGGCGAGGCGGCTCCGGATGTATGGCATGGAGCGCGAATACTACGCGGAGGAGCACGGCTACAACTCGCGCCTCGACGAGGTGCACGCGGCCATCCTTCTCACCAAACTTCCCAAACTCGACGAGTACGTCCAACGGCGCCAGAGACTCGCCGAGCGCTACGATCGCAGCCTCAGAGATACACCGCTCGTGCTCCCGACGGTCGAGTCGGGAAACCGCCACGCGTACTACCTGTACGTCGCGCGGCACCCACAGCGTGACGCGATCATCCAGGCGCTTGCCGAGCGCGAGATCGTCGTGAACGTGAGCTATCGTTGGCCGATCCATACGATGCGGGCGTATAGCTGGCTCGGCTATCGTGCGGGTGACCTCCCCCATACCGAGGCCGCGATGCGCGAGATCTTCTCACTGCCGATGTACCCTTCGCTGACCGACGACGATCAGGACAGGGTCTGCGCCGCGCTCCACGAGATCCTGTCCGGCGTCGTCGCGGCCTAA
- a CDS encoding methyltransferase domain-containing protein has protein sequence MDAEQYAIMYHVERTHWWYQGMRRNTRALLRRFLPPGRQAMVLDAGCGTGGTTIDLAEFGVVTGVDFSPEALEFARTRGLQRLVRGSIERLPFASNTFDLVTSFDVLYHRSVGDERQAMAEFYRVLRPGGLALVRDPAFDWLRGAHDVGIHTVRRFTTKQLSERMSGAGFHVLFTSYGNVLLFPLALAKRAVDRFIPSPADLDIPPRPINRLFETALSLEAPFAGRIRFPVGLSAVVLGQK, from the coding sequence ATGGACGCCGAGCAGTACGCCATCATGTATCACGTCGAGCGCACCCACTGGTGGTACCAGGGGATGCGACGGAACACGCGCGCGCTTCTTCGGCGGTTTCTCCCGCCAGGGCGCCAGGCGATGGTGCTCGATGCCGGGTGCGGAACCGGCGGAACGACCATCGATCTCGCGGAGTTCGGGGTCGTCACCGGCGTCGACTTCTCGCCCGAGGCGCTCGAGTTCGCGCGGACGCGCGGGCTACAGCGCCTCGTTCGAGGATCCATCGAGCGTCTCCCCTTTGCGTCGAATACCTTTGACCTGGTCACGAGCTTCGATGTCCTCTACCACAGGTCCGTGGGGGATGAGCGGCAGGCGATGGCGGAGTTCTATCGTGTGCTCCGTCCTGGAGGACTCGCGCTCGTTCGCGATCCGGCCTTCGACTGGCTTCGCGGCGCGCACGACGTGGGAATCCACACGGTGCGTCGGTTCACGACGAAGCAGCTCTCAGAACGGATGAGTGGCGCCGGTTTTCACGTCCTGTTTACCAGCTACGGCAACGTTCTCCTCTTTCCCCTCGCCCTCGCGAAGCGCGCGGTGGATCGGTTCATCCCGTCGCCCGCAGACCTTGACATTCCGCCACGGCCGATCAACCGCCTTTTTGAAACTGCCCTCTCCCTCGAGGCGCCATTCGCGGGCAGGATTCGGTTTCCCGTCGGTCTCTCCGCGGTGGTCCTTGGGCAAAAGTAG